In Canis lupus dingo isolate Sandy chromosome 1, ASM325472v2, whole genome shotgun sequence, a single genomic region encodes these proteins:
- the LOC112643711 gene encoding phospholipase A2 inhibitor and Ly6/PLAUR domain-containing protein: MRTPMRPETFLLAFMLLCTLLGLGCPLSCEVCRGSGPTCSGKMKACEAGKDACVVIVGEASTKGRHSLNTYKACMKFSDCYTGFVSTTMGPKDYMVSNTRCCQSDGCNHGSVPPPQNNRTENGLQCPACIAPFQETCPGTQAARCVGQETHCVYFAGNVQAGLISPKFATRGCATESACYAKAGAQVPSASYLYFLRRADCLPAPQAPGRAE; the protein is encoded by the exons ATGAGGACTCCCATGAGACCGGAGACCTTCCTGCTGGCCTTCATGTTGCTCTGCACCCTCCTGGGTCTGG GGTGCCCGCTGAGCTGCGAAGTGTGCAGGGGCTCCGGGCCCACGTGCAGCGGAAAAATGAAGGCTTGCGAGGCCGGCAAGGACGCATGCGTGGTCATCGTAGGGGAAGCAAGCACAA AGGGCCGCCACTCACTGAACACCTACAAGGCCTGCATGAAGTTCAGCGACTGCTACACGGGATTCGTGTCCACCACGATGGGCCCCAAGGACTACATGGTGTCCAACACGCGCTGCTGCCAGAGTGATGGCTGCAACCATGGCTCGGTGCCCC CTCCCCAGAACAATCGTACTGAGAACGGCCTTCAGTGTCCAGCCTGCATCGCACCCTTTCAAGAGACATGCCCTGGGACCCAGGCAGCCCGCTGTGTTGGCCAGGAAACCCACTGTGTCTACTTTGCTGGCAACGTGCAGGCTG GTCTCATCAGCCCCAAATTTGCCACTCGGGGCTGTGCTACCGAGAGTGCCTGCTACGCCAAGGCGGGGGCTCAGGTGCCTTCAGCCTCTTATCTCTACTTCCTCCGCCGAGCAGACTGCCttccagccccccaggcccctggcagAGCGGAGTGA
- the XRCC1 gene encoding DNA repair protein XRCC1, with product MPEIRLRHVVSCSSQDSTHCAENLLKADTYRKWRAAKAGEKTISVVLQLEKEEQIHSVDIGNDGSAFVEVLVGSSAGGAGEQDYEVLLVTSSFMSPSESRSGSNPNRVRIFGPDKLVRAAAEKRWDRVKIVCSQPYSKDSPYGLSFIRFHSAPDKEEVEASPQKVTKLGQFRVKEEDEGANSLRPGALFFSRINKTSPAAATDPAGPSYAAATLQASSATSSPSAASRAVGSTSKPQESPKRKRKLDLNQEERKTPSKPSAQPSPPAIKRPKPPAPTRTPATPVPAPARGTVPGKTREGAEPRGPRAGPQELGKILQGVVVVLSGFQNPFRSELRDKALELGAKYRPDWTPDSTHLICAFANTPKYSQVLGLGGRIVRKEWVLDCHRMRRRLPSRRYLMAGPSSSSEDEGGSHSGSSGDEAPKLPQKRPQTKTKLPQAAGPSSPQRPKTPEETKPASPGPQEDTDSEGEQSEEQGNGAEDSGDTEDELRRVAEQREQKQPPDQGENGEDPYAGSTDENTDHEGPPESPDLPVPELPDFFQGKHFFLYGEFPGDERRKLRRYVTAFNGELEDYMSDRVQFVITAQEWDPSFEEALMDNPSLVFVRPRWIYSCNEKQKLLPHQLYGVVPQA from the exons ATGCCGGAGATCCGTCTCCGCCATGTGGTGTCCTGCAGTAGCCAGGACTCG ACCCACTGTGCCGAAAACCTTCTCAAGGCGGACACTTACAGAAAATGGCGAGCAGCCAAGGCAGGCGAGAAGACCATCTCTGTGGTGCTCCAG TTGGAGAAGGAAGAACAGATCCACAGTGTGGACATCGGCAATGACGGCTCGGCCTTCGTGGAGGTGCTGGTGGGCAGCTCGGCCGGAGGGGCAGGGGAGCAAGACTATGAG GTGCTGCTGGTCACTTCATCTTTTATGTCCCCTTCTGAGAGCCGCAGTGGCTCCAACCCCAACCGTGTTCGCATTTTCGGGCCAGATAAGTTGGTCCGGGCAGCAGCTGAGAAGCGCTGGGACCGTGTCAAAATCGTTTGCAGCCAGCCCTATAGCAAG GATTCCCCCTATGGCCTGAGTTTTATACGGTTTCACAGCGCCCCAGACAAAGAGGAGGTAGAGGCCTCACCCCAG AAGGTGACCAAGCTTGGCCAGTTCCGTGtgaaggaggaggatgagggtGCCAACTCCCTGAGACCTGGGGCCCTCTTCTTCAGCCGGATCAATAAGACCTCCCCAG CTGCAGCCACTGACCCAGCAGGACCTAGCTATGCAGCTGCTACACTGCAGGCCTCTAGTGCCACCTCTTCACCCTCTGCAGCCTCCAGGGCAGTAGGCAGCACTTCCAAG CCTCAAGAGTCccccaaaaggaagagaaagttagATTTGAaccaagaagaaaggaagacgCCCAGCAAACCATCAGCCCAGCCCTCACCACCTGCCATCAAGAGACCCAAAC CGCCAGCTCCCACCCGCACCCCAGCCACCCCAGTCCCTGCCCCAGCACGAGGCACAGTGCCAGGGAAGACCCGAGAAGGCGCCGAGCCCAGGGGACCACGAGCTGGCCCGCAGGAGCTGGGGAAGATCCTTCAgggtgtggtggtggtgctgaGTGGCTTCCAGAACCCCTTCCGCTCAGAGCTCCGGGACAAGGCCCTAGAGCTGGGGGCCAAGTATCGGCCAGACTGGACTCCAGACAGCACCCATCTCAT CTGTGCCTTTGCCAACACCCCCAAGTACAGCCAGGTCCTAGGCCTTGGAGGCCGCATTGTGCGGAAAGAGTGGGTGCTGGACTGTCACCGAATGCGGCGACGACTGCCCTCCCGGAG GTACCTCATGGCAGGACCAAGCTCCAGCAGTGAGGATGAGGGGGGCTCTCACAGCGGCAGCAGCGGGGATGAGGCCCCCAAGCTTCCCCAAAAG CGCCCCCAGACCAAAACTAAGCTGCCTCAGGCAGCAGGACCCAGCTCACCCCAGAGACCCAAAACCCCAGAAGAGACCAAACCAGCCTCACCAGGGCCCCAGGAAGATACGGACAGTGAGGGGGAGCAGTCAG AAGAACAGGGCAATGGGGCAGAAGATTCTGGGGATACCGAGGATGAGCTGAGAAG GGTGGCTGAGCAGAGGGAACAGAAGCAGCCCCCTGACCAGGGGGAAAATGGTGAGGACCCGTATGCAGGATCCACAGACGAGAACACAGACCACGAGGGTCCCCCAGAGTCTCCTGACCTGCCAGTTCCCGAGCTCCCAG ACTTCTTCCAGGGCAAACACTTCTTCTTGTACGGAGAATTCCCTGGGGACGAGCGGCGGAAGCTCAGGCGATATGTCACAGCCTTCAATGG gGAACTTGAGGACTATATGAGTGACCGGGTCCAGTTTGTGATCACTGCACAAGAGTGGGACCCCAGTTTTGAGGAG gcCCTGATGGACAACCCCTCCTTGGTGTTTGTCCGGCCCCGATGGATCTACAGTTGCAACGAGAAGCAGAAGTTACTTCCCCACCAGCTTTATGGGGTGGTGCCCCAGGCCTAG
- the ZNF575 gene encoding zinc finger protein 575 has product MLERDAESAAGDTDPSPAGKEPVTKGGAPLQGSPQKPSQSVPGPATTAAAPSRPRRRPPPQRPHRCPDCDKAFSYPSKLATHRLAHGGARPHPCPDCPKAFSYPSKLAAHRLTHSGARPHPCPHCPKAFGHRSKLAAHLWTHAPARPYPCPDCPKSFCYPSKLAAHRHTHHATEARPYPCPHCPKAFSFPSKLAAHRLCHDPPTAPGSQATARHRCSSCDQAFGQRRLLLLHQRSHHQAESQGERE; this is encoded by the exons ATGCTGGAACGAGATGCAGAGTCCGCGGCTGGGGACACCGATCCTAGTCCCGCTGGCAAGGAACCAGTAACCAAGGGAGGAG CTCCGCTCCAGGGCTCGCCGCAGAAGCCCAGCCAGTCGGTTCCGGGGCCTGCCACGACCGCGGCGGCGCCTTCCCGACCCCGACGGCGGCCCCCGCCCCAGCGCCCACACCGCTGCCCCGACTGTGACAAGGCCTTCTCGTACCCGTCCAAGCTGGCCACGCACCGGCTGGCCCACGGCGGCGCCCGCCCCCACCCGTGCCCCGACTGCCCCAAGGCCTTCTCCTACCCCTCCAAGCTGGCAGCCCACCGCCTCACGCACAGTGGCGCCCGCCCACACCCCTGCCCACACTGCCCAAAGGCCTTTGGCCACCGCTCCAAGCTGGCAGCCCACCTCTGGACCCACGCACCTGCCCGCCCCTACCCATGCCCCGACTGCCCCAAGTCTTTCTGCTACCCCTCCAAGCTTGCAGCCCACCGCCACACGCACCATGCCACCGAAGCCCGCCCCTATCCTTGCCCTCACTGCCCCAAGGCTTTTTCATTCCCCTCCAAACTGGCCGCCCACCGCCTCTGTCATGATCCCCCGACAGCACCAGGCAGCCAGGCCACAGCCCGGCATCGCTGCTCCAGCTGCGACCAGGCCTTTGGCCAAAGACGACTCCTGCTCCTTCACCAGCGCAGCCACCACCAGGCTGAAAGCCAGGGGGAGCGAGAGTGA